Within the Erigeron canadensis isolate Cc75 chromosome 6, C_canadensis_v1, whole genome shotgun sequence genome, the region taaatatatgtatattattataagagtatatattatttaatataatgatttttaatattttaattataagttaaaaaaatcaagttttcgAGTCGAACAATGCTCGTGAAGCAAATTATATTTAAGTGCTACAAATGTAACTTAAACCCTGGCCTACAAAAAAGAAACCCCACTATGAAAAAAAACCTCCTCACCATCAAAGATATGACAACGAGACCCCGTTATTAGTCTACAAGTTTAATTTAGCCATATTAGTATTAAACTATCTATTCAAATCCGATGTTACATGCATGATGCATATATGAGATCTAATCAACTTAGTGGATCAAGCGATTGAAGCTATTGTTTTTAGAGacataaatttgattttcatttcTAGCAAAGCTCGAGATTTTTTTGTATCATTGGTTAGTACCTAAAAACAATATCTTGAGCTCATGTAAATATAAAGTTAGACTATATTTTAATCTCCCTTATACATCGAGACATAAAACCCGTAAAAAGTGGTATTGACAAATTAAACCACCAGTGATGAAAAAATATTAGATGTAACCATTGTATTTACATATGCCTTTCAAATACATAAGATTGTGGCCCGTGGCTacgattatatataaaaaaaaactctaatcaTAGAAAACACACCCTTAAATGACGATTGTACATGATCATTACACTCATAAAAAATtgcatttttatctttaatactGTACAAAGCATTATTACTTGTCTATTATATCATACATTAGTAGTTATATACAAGTAAGGTGTGATATGATTCCTCCTTTCAATGAATTATGATTTAGTTATTGCCATATACATAGGAAAATGATTAGAAGGAATAAGATGGTGCAACCACCAAAACAGAAAAACATCAACTTCAATTAACAGAATTTAGTGAAGTGGAAGCCAAGATATATATGcctaattatatatcatatcatatctttGTATAAATCTTTCTTATCTTCATTGATTTCACAAACAAGTTGTGGTGGTTTGATATGTTGCATGTGTTGTCAACGCACtagtttttaaaacaaaaacttgtttttcaaaaagGATATGGAGGAGGGTTTAGTGGTGAGAGGGAGGGTGGAAATCGATAGTAGACAACCATTTAAGTCGGTAAAAGAAGCTGTTTTATTATTTGGCGAGAAAGTTTTAGCTAATGAGGTTTATGCCAACAAGCTCAAAAAGGTTATATCATTcttcaaatcatctttttctttttatgtatgttttacAATGTGAATAGTAGcctaaaatatatgtattttacgagttttaaaaaggtaaaagtgtgcttaaatttataaatgtatCTATATGGCCcaaataaatgtatatttttttaatagaatgTTTTAATAGATGGAAAATGTAGCAAGAGAAAACAACCAAAAGATATCACAAAAGGGACTTGGAGAGGAAAAACACATCCCTGAAGACTCAAAAGATGAGAAAAAGTTAATGGCTTATTATCTTATGTCGTTAAAACAACAATTGGAAGAGACTAAATCGGAGCTCAACCATTTGAGGTCGACAAGAGAACCTCATCCAAGTCATCACGAACCAAATGACACCGATATAGAAGAGATCAAGTTTATTCAAAACGCAAACCCAACTCGATTGAAGCAACAAGTAGAAGACAAGTACAAACATGATGATGATAACAACGTGACCGAGTTAAAACTAAAAACGACTCGTGAGTTTGATATTCCTTTACCTACCAAAGTGATTGTTGAAGTACCAAAAATCCAAGGGAACACTTCGTCCTTTAAGACCAAGAAGGCTAAAAAGAAAACCTTCATTCCATCACTTGGTAGGATGTTTTCAAAAAGTAAAAGGTAATCGATTAAGAAATATTTCTActcaaaaaactttttaaaccaAGATTTGTCACCTAAAAGGTAGATCCCAATTTTCTTACATAAATTTGGAACGCCTTAATTACAATTTGTTTTAATCGTACTACAATTCATTTTAGTCCAGTTTTGCGTAAATGTAAAATGAATACTTGAATGAAGTGAAATGAACTACATGATCGATCATATAATGTTCTATTTATATACGGtgtattatattaattttgtataaatctttattatataatgtGCTGGAAgttctaaaaaatatatgtttgtccAACTAGCTTGTACTTTCATTACTTGTTTTT harbors:
- the LOC122606206 gene encoding WEB family protein At3g51220-like; the encoded protein is MEEGLVVRGRVEIDSRQPFKSVKEAVLLFGEKVLANEVYANKLKKMENVARENNQKISQKGLGEEKHIPEDSKDEKKLMAYYLMSLKQQLEETKSELNHLRSTREPHPSHHEPNDTDIEEIKFIQNANPTRLKQQVEDKYKHDDDNNVTELKLKTTREFDIPLPTKVIVEVPKIQGNTSSFKTKKAKKKTFIPSLGRMFSKSKR